The following proteins are encoded in a genomic region of [Eubacterium] hominis:
- a CDS encoding DUF58 domain-containing protein, with translation MKRKSKNRNKNGLAFARIRWLFLWLAAFVFYFFYQSYLTLYLFVIVTCLPILSLLLMLYNSSRLYLDLSFTKQEITQNMRSEFIMKIQSENTPFGILKVDYQIENIFYESKKVYTNSLLCTSKQKVKKAITLPYCGCYSANITQVTLFDILGLWKKKCKCEGSCKLYVLPVYKEDTSLMKTISDGLEKETETWKKTGLMSNDSYEIRDYQEGDSLKYLHHKMSYKLDKPMVRQFASLQQAHMLMILDLQGDIDTVEQTLQTFYSIAKTMLKQGVIIKCGYMAKRHATIQEIMTPLMLQQVMKEILSYPRSQEKGNWHTQEDVVYQIYGVNCQKIEDKGVAYE, from the coding sequence TTCTGTGGCTGGCAGCTTTTGTATTCTACTTTTTCTATCAAAGTTATTTAACCTTATATCTGTTTGTGATTGTAACATGTCTGCCAATCTTGTCACTTCTTTTAATGTTGTATAATTCATCTCGTCTTTATCTGGATTTATCATTTACAAAGCAGGAAATCACACAGAATATGCGTAGTGAATTTATTATGAAAATACAATCAGAGAATACACCTTTTGGTATATTGAAAGTAGATTATCAAATTGAAAACATATTCTATGAAAGTAAAAAGGTATATACAAACAGCTTGTTATGTACATCAAAACAAAAAGTGAAAAAAGCAATTACATTACCATATTGCGGTTGTTATAGTGCAAACATTACGCAGGTTACATTATTTGATATTTTGGGTTTATGGAAGAAGAAGTGTAAGTGTGAGGGAAGCTGTAAGCTATATGTATTACCCGTTTATAAAGAAGATACTTCACTGATGAAAACGATAAGTGATGGTCTTGAAAAAGAAACAGAAACATGGAAAAAAACTGGACTCATGTCAAATGACAGTTATGAAATACGGGATTATCAGGAAGGTGATTCTTTAAAATATCTACATCATAAAATGAGTTATAAACTGGATAAACCAATGGTACGTCAGTTTGCGTCTTTACAACAGGCGCACATGTTGATGATTTTGGATTTACAAGGCGATATTGATACTGTTGAACAGACATTGCAGACCTTTTATTCTATCGCAAAAACAATGCTTAAACAGGGAGTAATCATCAAATGTGGATATATGGCAAAACGACATGCCACGATTCAGGAAATCATGACACCCTTGATGCTGCAACAGGTGATGAAGGAAATTCTTTCTTATCCTAGATCTCAGGAAAAAGGAAACTGGCATACGCAGGAAGATGTTGTTTATCAGATTTATGGTGTGAATTGTCAGAAAATAGAAGATAAGGGGGTTGCTTATGAATAA
- a CDS encoding helix-turn-helix transcriptional regulator, giving the protein MRLDRLRELRQDRDMSCAKLARELDISERVLRYYENGDHTMPLEILIKIADYFQVSTDYLLGRTKNKRVYKHEPMDHDRYLSE; this is encoded by the coding sequence GTGAGGTTAGATAGGTTAAGAGAATTACGCCAAGATAGAGATATGAGTTGTGCTAAACTTGCACGAGAGTTGGATATTTCAGAAAGAGTATTACGATATTATGAAAATGGAGATCATACAATGCCATTAGAGATTTTGATCAAAATCGCTGATTATTTTCAAGTATCCACAGATTATCTACTTGGCAGAACAAAAAATAAACGTGTATATAAACATGAACCAATGGACCATGATCGATATCTTTCTGAATGA
- a CDS encoding thioesterase family protein, translating into MKEIKIGSVLTKEITVTDDLLACHVGSGIVNVYATPMMIALMENTACECLNPFLDEGETSVGVMMNTTHDAATPAGMKVSVTAEITAVDRKKVSFSIIAKDEKDVIGKASHDRFVVVKEKFETKAQSKLQ; encoded by the coding sequence ATGAAAGAGATAAAAATCGGGAGTGTTCTTACAAAGGAGATAACTGTTACAGATGATTTATTAGCATGCCATGTTGGCAGTGGCATTGTGAACGTTTATGCCACACCTATGATGATTGCATTAATGGAAAATACCGCTTGTGAATGTTTAAATCCATTTTTAGATGAAGGTGAAACAAGTGTGGGTGTGATGATGAATACGACACATGATGCCGCAACACCTGCAGGTATGAAGGTCAGTGTTACTGCAGAAATAACTGCAGTAGATCGTAAAAAAGTAAGTTTTTCAATTATCGCAAAGGATGAGAAAGATGTAATTGGTAAAGCAAGTCACGATCGTTTTGTGGTTGTAAAAGAAAAATTTGAAACAAAAGCACAATCAAAACTACAATAA
- a CDS encoding manganese catalase family protein has translation MFLYNEKLPIDVRIDRPDPQSYFLLDSTLHGTHVGLTQAMVYIRQAFMIHNETFSKILMRLAAKQITDMEILAKLIHLEHGEDDRYYDESNDDTPVFEYIMSDERKAEIMKEHEVEHHVNNDLTAAMMRDLEFENMRKELYEELDKKLNDEGAKKVFAHLIDSTMKSIDILKNTLNILTTHTELKEFGEGDTHESWDLDTGNYFDKPNPYFLSPDKK, from the coding sequence ATGTTTTTATATAATGAAAAGTTGCCGATTGATGTGAGAATTGATCGACCTGATCCACAAAGCTATTTTCTATTAGATTCAACCTTACATGGTACTCATGTGGGATTGACGCAGGCTATGGTATATATACGACAGGCATTTATGATTCATAATGAAACGTTTTCTAAAATATTGATGCGACTTGCGGCGAAACAGATTACAGATATGGAAATACTTGCTAAACTCATTCATTTAGAACATGGAGAAGATGATCGCTATTATGATGAATCTAATGATGATACGCCAGTTTTTGAATATATTATGAGTGATGAGCGAAAAGCAGAAATCATGAAGGAGCATGAAGTTGAGCATCATGTGAATAATGATTTAACAGCAGCGATGATGCGTGATTTAGAATTTGAAAATATGCGAAAAGAGCTGTATGAAGAATTAGATAAAAAACTAAATGATGAAGGCGCAAAAAAAGTATTCGCTCATTTGATTGATAGTACGATGAAATCAATTGATATTTTAAAAAATACGTTAAATATCTTAACAACCCATACAGAATTGAAAGAATTTGGTGAAGGCGATACCCATGAATCATGGGATTTAGATACCGGAAATTATTTCGATAAACCCAATCCTTATTTCTTGTCCCCTGATAAAAAATAA
- a CDS encoding IS4 family transposase, which yields MVDSAIHAVHDYLPDASLHFLELIKGDNPDSFTRLRKLSVLDIIYQMFDRKGCSQWSDIMNFYDDLNKKQTITETGFYLARKKFNPEALRVMSNEFIANFYDNNADEMKKWKNHLVLSVDGSKIILPNTKENEAIFGRINAKPTSKDFDSKPVSGLLSTLHDCLNDTFLDVKFGPCSSSEKYFASKHITTYCENFIDSAIFTLDRGYPSMRLVDQLINSKQYFVFRLPSSFLKAYTNQIKAGEDKVIHITFDRESTNQYRDDIQFRQHLMNTTYTLRFTKLIIGQDKDDQDIVELLMSNLPEDEYSKDDLKELYHLRWTIETSYNRLKNRMKLENFSGYKSTLIYQDIYADIWLYNIISLEILYANDQVAIEQKQEGEYILKRNFNKAIGIMKKLFIRALISMDEDTNDYALSVIKDNIAGNLVWIKKGRAYERKRTTTPSSMSYKSTY from the coding sequence ATGGTAGATAGTGCTATTCATGCCGTACATGATTATCTACCCGATGCATCCCTGCATTTTTTAGAACTTATCAAAGGCGATAATCCTGATTCTTTTACCAGATTACGGAAACTATCTGTTCTTGATATTATTTATCAAATGTTTGATCGAAAAGGGTGCTCACAATGGAGTGATATTATGAACTTTTACGATGACCTCAATAAAAAACAAACAATAACAGAAACTGGCTTTTACCTTGCCAGAAAAAAATTCAATCCTGAGGCATTGCGTGTCATGAGCAATGAGTTTATTGCCAATTTTTATGACAACAATGCCGATGAAATGAAAAAATGGAAAAACCATCTAGTACTATCCGTTGATGGTTCCAAGATCATCCTACCTAATACAAAAGAGAATGAAGCCATCTTCGGTCGTATAAATGCGAAGCCTACATCCAAAGATTTTGATTCCAAACCTGTTAGTGGTCTTTTATCTACCCTTCATGATTGTTTGAACGATACGTTTCTTGATGTAAAGTTTGGTCCATGTTCATCAAGTGAGAAGTATTTCGCTTCGAAGCATATCACAACATACTGCGAAAACTTCATTGATAGTGCCATTTTCACCTTGGATAGAGGATATCCATCTATGAGACTTGTAGATCAACTGATAAACAGTAAGCAATATTTCGTATTCAGATTACCTAGTAGTTTTTTGAAAGCATATACAAATCAAATAAAGGCGGGAGAAGACAAGGTCATACACATTACCTTTGATAGAGAAAGTACGAATCAATATCGAGATGACATTCAGTTTCGACAGCATCTGATGAATACCACGTATACCCTACGATTCACTAAATTGATTATAGGACAGGACAAAGACGACCAAGATATCGTTGAATTACTAATGTCAAACTTACCAGAAGATGAATATAGTAAGGATGATTTAAAAGAACTATATCATTTACGTTGGACGATTGAAACATCTTATAACAGATTAAAAAACAGGATGAAACTGGAGAATTTCAGTGGATACAAATCAACACTTATTTATCAGGATATATACGCAGATATCTGGCTATATAATATCATATCATTAGAAATCTTGTATGCGAATGATCAAGTAGCGATAGAACAGAAACAGGAGGGAGAATACATACTAAAGCGAAATTTCAATAAAGCAATAGGAATTATGAAGAAGTTATTTATAAGGGCATTAATCAGCATGGATGAAGATACAAATGATTATGCATTATCAGTAATAAAGGATAATATAGCAGGCAATTTAGTATGGATTAAAAAAGGACGTGCCTATGAACGAAAGCGAACAACAACGCCTTCTTCAATGTCTTATAAAAGCACGTATTAG
- the deoC gene encoding deoxyribose-phosphate aldolase — MKMNKYIDHTLLKADATYDKIKVLCEEAKEYDFASVCVNGYWVSACKELLAGSDVMVCTVIGFPLGAMSSDAKAFETRDAINHGANEVDMVLNIGEMKAGHYDAVLEDIKAVVEAAQGHTVKVILENCLLSKEEIVKACKLCVEAGAAFVKTSTGFSTSGATVEDVRLMKDTVKDACKVKAAGGVRTFEDMEKMIEAGADRIGTSAGVTLMQRKTSEGGY; from the coding sequence ATGAAAATGAATAAATATATTGATCATACATTGTTGAAGGCAGATGCGACGTATGACAAAATAAAAGTGCTATGTGAAGAAGCAAAAGAGTATGATTTCGCAAGTGTTTGTGTGAATGGATATTGGGTATCAGCCTGTAAGGAATTATTGGCAGGAAGTGATGTTATGGTATGTACTGTCATTGGTTTTCCATTAGGTGCAATGAGCAGCGATGCGAAAGCATTTGAAACAAGAGATGCCATTAATCATGGTGCCAACGAAGTCGATATGGTATTAAATATTGGCGAGATGAAAGCTGGACACTATGATGCTGTACTTGAAGATATAAAAGCGGTTGTAGAAGCAGCGCAGGGACATACAGTAAAGGTGATCTTAGAGAACTGTTTGTTAAGCAAAGAAGAAATCGTAAAGGCATGTAAGCTTTGTGTAGAAGCTGGCGCAGCATTTGTGAAAACCTCCACTGGTTTTTCTACAAGTGGTGCGACTGTAGAAGATGTACGATTAATGAAAGATACAGTAAAAGATGCATGTAAAGTCAAAGCAGCTGGTGGTGTACGTACATTTGAAGATATGGAAAAAATGATTGAAGCAGGAGCCGATCGTATTGGCACGAGTGCTGGAGTAACACTAATGCAAAGAAAAACAAGTGAAGGCGGATACTAA
- a CDS encoding DUF1963 domain-containing protein, translating into MEKREEAFDAKQIYEHLKQASVRPIIRFEVEKKNEISPFDMKIGGAYYLPEGEKPPVNIETGKELYLLAQLDFSKIPHIQDFPQKGILQIFIAGDNDMAGMNCDDPFDQTTWCIRYYENVEHPDILKDVHHTNCDDSDISLPFSPSNTYVLTPYLDEQVISLSDYRFNDVLKESCKDILPEDVTRYYDLDDDTLDQLYDMLETCNCQMGGYPYFTQYDHRAGMPEYDVLLFQLDSVEDIMWGDCGVAKFFMTWEALRKCDFSEVMYQWDCC; encoded by the coding sequence ATGGAAAAAAGAGAAGAAGCATTTGATGCAAAACAGATTTATGAGCATTTAAAACAGGCAAGTGTACGCCCTATCATACGCTTTGAAGTTGAAAAGAAAAATGAGATAAGTCCATTTGATATGAAGATTGGTGGTGCATATTATCTTCCAGAAGGTGAGAAGCCACCAGTGAATATAGAAACAGGAAAAGAATTGTATCTATTGGCACAATTAGATTTTTCTAAAATACCGCATATACAGGACTTTCCGCAGAAAGGTATTCTTCAAATATTTATTGCTGGGGATAATGATATGGCAGGTATGAATTGTGATGATCCATTTGATCAAACGACATGGTGTATACGATATTATGAAAATGTGGAACATCCGGATATCCTGAAAGATGTACATCACACCAATTGCGATGATTCAGATATATCACTGCCTTTTTCACCTTCTAATACCTATGTACTAACGCCTTATCTGGATGAACAGGTGATTAGTTTGAGTGATTATCGTTTTAATGATGTTTTAAAAGAAAGCTGTAAAGATATCTTGCCTGAAGATGTCACAAGATATTATGATTTAGATGATGACACTTTGGACCAGCTGTATGATATGTTAGAAACCTGCAATTGTCAGATGGGTGGATATCCGTATTTTACACAATATGATCATCGTGCAGGCATGCCGGAATATGATGTTTTGTTATTTCAATTAGATAGTGTAGAAGACATCATGTGGGGAGATTGTGGAGTAGCAAAATTCTTTATGACATGGGAAGCTTTAAGGAAATGTGATTTTTCAGAAGTGATGTATCAGTGGGACTGTTGTTAA
- a CDS encoding HlyC/CorC family transporter → MDDPQGSSIMVQLLLIVILTMINAYFAASEMAIVSVSKTKIHRLVEEGNKKAELVEKLLQEPTAFLSTIQVAITLAGFFNSASAATGISLRFATVLKQWQVPYGETIAIVVITILLSFVTLIFGELVPKRIALQNAEKFSMMCAKPIVVVSKIASPFIKILSWSTKFVLRLFGMHDENVEESLSREEIRSMVESGQENGVFNETETEMINSIFEFDDIQAEDVMTPRTEVFCIDINDPLDSYLDDLMEMHYTRIPVYEDTVDDIIGILHIKDFLIEAHKYHYDYTKVDIRKILRKPYFVLETKNIDELFKEMQKKRQHLAILVDEYGGFSGIATIEDLVEEIMGDIEDEYDEIEEPQLKKLDEHTYLIDGFMNVDDLNEELSLDLESEDHDTISGFLLDLLGKILEDGSKTSVDYKNLHFDILEVEDKHIEKIRLIIQPEEKTEE, encoded by the coding sequence ATGGATGACCCCCAAGGTTCATCGATCATGGTACAATTATTACTTATCGTTATATTGACGATGATTAACGCATACTTTGCCGCAAGTGAAATGGCAATCGTATCCGTTAGTAAAACAAAGATTCACCGTTTGGTGGAGGAAGGCAATAAGAAAGCGGAGCTGGTAGAAAAACTTCTACAAGAACCAACTGCCTTTTTGTCTACTATTCAGGTGGCAATCACATTAGCGGGTTTCTTTAACTCTGCCAGTGCTGCGACAGGGATTTCCCTTCGCTTTGCGACGGTTTTAAAGCAATGGCAAGTGCCATATGGAGAAACAATCGCAATCGTTGTGATTACTATTTTATTATCCTTTGTGACTTTGATTTTTGGTGAATTGGTACCAAAGCGTATCGCCCTTCAAAATGCAGAGAAATTCTCAATGATGTGTGCGAAGCCAATTGTTGTGGTATCAAAAATCGCATCACCATTTATTAAAATATTGTCATGGTCCACAAAGTTTGTCTTGCGCTTATTTGGTATGCATGATGAAAATGTAGAAGAATCTTTATCACGTGAAGAAATTCGTTCCATGGTAGAAAGTGGACAGGAAAACGGTGTGTTTAATGAAACAGAAACAGAGATGATCAACAGTATCTTTGAATTTGATGATATTCAGGCAGAAGATGTCATGACACCAAGAACAGAGGTTTTCTGTATTGATATCAATGACCCATTAGATTCTTATTTAGATGATTTAATGGAAATGCATTATACACGTATTCCTGTTTATGAAGATACGGTAGATGATATTATTGGTATTCTACATATTAAAGATTTCCTAATAGAAGCACATAAATATCATTATGATTATACAAAAGTGGATATCCGAAAGATTTTAAGAAAACCATATTTTGTATTAGAAACGAAAAATATAGATGAACTGTTTAAAGAAATGCAGAAGAAACGCCAGCATTTAGCAATTCTGGTGGATGAATATGGTGGCTTTTCTGGTATTGCCACAATTGAAGATTTAGTTGAAGAAATCATGGGTGATATCGAGGATGAATATGATGAAATCGAAGAACCCCAGTTAAAGAAACTGGATGAACATACGTATCTGATTGACGGCTTCATGAATGTAGATGATTTAAATGAAGAATTATCTTTAGATTTAGAAAGTGAAGATCATGATACCATTTCAGGCTTCCTGTTGGATTTATTAGGAAAAATTTTGGAAGATGGTTCAAAAACAAGTGTGGATTATAAAAATCTTCATTTTGATATATTAGAAGTAGAAGATAAACATATTGAGAAAATACGATTAATCATTCAACCAGAAGAAAAAACGGAAGAATAA
- a CDS encoding helix-turn-helix transcriptional regulator codes for MNHKSDVEAWATALILKRLRSAKGLKQYQFADEIQMSLHKYNRIENARGKLSQEDLEKIAEYYQMSVEDLFLKIHKEIKILQGEEKEYFAKEKINYLKIRDERYQNK; via the coding sequence ATGAATCATAAATCTGATGTTGAAGCGTGGGCGACAGCACTGATATTAAAACGTTTGCGTAGCGCAAAAGGTTTAAAACAATATCAATTTGCGGATGAAATACAGATGAGTTTACACAAATACAATCGTATAGAAAACGCAAGAGGAAAGCTGTCACAAGAAGATTTAGAAAAGATTGCAGAGTATTACCAGATGAGTGTAGAGGATTTATTTCTGAAAATTCATAAAGAAATAAAAATCTTGCAAGGTGAAGAAAAAGAATACTTCGCTAAAGAGAAAATAAACTATTTGAAGATCAGAGATGAAAGATATCAAAACAAATGA
- a CDS encoding helix-turn-helix transcriptional regulator, with product MENFGELIRQRLKELNMTQSKLAYKLGVSKSQISHYISGHNEVPFQNVAKICKILNLNLNKLYGIYDGSMNDDEMRMVELMRYLNEANRQELADYMNYLLYKQREKNDFHQNKK from the coding sequence ATGGAAAATTTTGGAGAGTTAATACGTCAAAGATTAAAAGAGCTGAATATGACACAATCAAAGCTAGCTTATAAGCTTGGCGTTAGTAAAAGTCAAATATCGCATTATATCAGTGGGCATAATGAAGTGCCTTTTCAAAATGTCGCAAAGATATGTAAAATATTAAATCTGAATTTAAATAAATTATATGGAATATACGATGGCAGTATGAATGATGATGAAATGCGTATGGTTGAACTGATGAGATATCTAAACGAAGCAAACAGACAAGAGCTTGCTGACTACATGAATTATTTACTTTATAAACAAAGAGAGAAAAATGATTTCCATCAAAATAAGAAATGA
- a CDS encoding helix-turn-helix transcriptional regulator → MNTKDFGKLIRKKLKEKNMTQAKLAEKLNVSKMQVSHYLNGQNDIPYQNMVKICSILNLNLNAFYGIYDAKVSNQEMMLIELCRNLSAEEMNEVISFATYLAYRRKKT, encoded by the coding sequence ATGAATACAAAAGATTTTGGTAAGCTGATAAGAAAAAAATTAAAAGAAAAAAACATGACACAGGCGAAGCTTGCTGAGAAATTAAATGTCAGTAAAATGCAAGTATCACATTATTTAAATGGGCAAAATGATATCCCTTACCAGAATATGGTGAAAATATGTTCTATATTGAATCTTAATCTGAATGCGTTTTATGGCATATATGACGCAAAGGTTTCTAATCAGGAAATGATGTTGATTGAATTATGCAGAAATCTTAGTGCGGAGGAAATGAATGAAGTGATTTCATTTGCGACATACTTGGCATACAGGCGTAAGAAAACATAA
- a CDS encoding winged helix-turn-helix transcriptional regulator: protein MNNRRIALIFKAFCDENRVEILEILKEGEHCACELLDKMQISQSTLSHHMKILIDSGIVESKKDGKWMHYRINKTGCEEAIELIHYFEDTKERIPSCCK from the coding sequence ATGAATAATCGTAGAATTGCGTTAATATTCAAGGCTTTCTGTGATGAAAATCGTGTGGAAATACTTGAAATATTAAAAGAGGGAGAACATTGTGCATGTGAGTTATTAGATAAAATGCAAATCAGTCAGTCTACTTTATCCCATCATATGAAAATTTTGATTGACAGTGGAATCGTTGAATCTAAAAAAGATGGAAAATGGATGCATTATCGCATCAATAAAACAGGCTGTGAAGAAGCAATCGAGCTGATTCATTATTTTGAAGATACTAAAGAACGTATCCCATCCTGCTGCAAGTAA
- a CDS encoding DUF4430 domain-containing protein, whose amino-acid sequence MLSDKKKKRYIQGILLGVIALISFSFLFIYAKQDNKKTPVGISSIENKLYLESKHTNIEKKSSKEDTKKEKQEEVTSDKQSNKVPDKQNPSEDKKEEKPKQETSTQKPQTNKEETPVKQPEIQTVTFSIDMKNILDHKGEVDSRFQNFIPADGVLVAPVSVEIQDGDTVYDLLSRVCAQQGIPLDASNGYVKYINNIGEFDAGKSSGWLYAVNGTVCTISSTQYKVKAGDVIEWRYTVKVGDI is encoded by the coding sequence ATGTTGAGCGATAAAAAGAAAAAACGTTACATACAAGGAATATTATTAGGTGTGATAGCCCTCATATCCTTTTCTTTTCTGTTTATATATGCAAAGCAGGATAATAAAAAAACACCTGTTGGTATATCTTCCATAGAGAATAAATTATATCTGGAATCAAAGCATACGAATATAGAAAAGAAATCTTCAAAGGAAGATACAAAAAAGGAAAAGCAAGAAGAAGTAACATCAGATAAACAAAGTAATAAAGTACCTGATAAACAGAACCCTTCAGAAGATAAAAAAGAAGAAAAACCTAAACAGGAAACCTCTACTCAGAAACCACAAACAAATAAAGAAGAAACACCAGTAAAACAGCCTGAAATTCAGACTGTGACCTTTTCTATTGATATGAAAAATATTTTAGATCATAAAGGCGAAGTAGATTCCCGTTTTCAAAATTTTATACCAGCAGATGGTGTACTGGTTGCACCTGTAAGTGTAGAAATACAGGATGGTGATACCGTCTATGATCTTCTTTCCAGGGTATGTGCACAACAAGGCATCCCTTTAGATGCAAGCAATGGATATGTAAAATATATAAATAATATAGGAGAATTTGATGCAGGGAAAAGTTCTGGATGGCTGTATGCAGTGAATGGGACAGTTTGTACGATAAGCAGTACACAGTACAAAGTAAAAGCCGGTGATGTGATAGAGTGGCGTTATACAGTCAAAGTGGGTGATATCTGA
- a CDS encoding ATP-binding cassette domain-containing protein: protein MGRYRIDIDSLSYINAKQPVLHDIHITLPIDSFVVIAGKSGCGKTTLLRMLKKQLRPKMDVKGTIIWENQTKTLIEEMNDLESAASIGYVSQQPDLQLVSDQVWHELAFGLENLGMKSEDIHQQLAEVVSFLGLEDIYHTPISHLSGGQKQIVQLAAVLAMKPKVILLDEPTSQLDPIAKQRFYDLLIRIHKEFDIGIIMVEHQLESLLDVCERIIYLEEGTIAYDGKPNYLCKGHITYDALLPYPARYIQQMYPEEKENPVTEKQMRQMIKMVNIASSKIKEDTNTVLRCEHVYLRYQKDSPDVLRDFSIEVKEHEILCLFGGNGSGKTTFLKMLGSKYANKFGKVDIKKRLLYLPQDPRILFVKDSLKEEYAMFSNRDTWIKCFDLEKLLLMHPYDLSGGELQRAALALLLMHCDDECILLLDEPSKGLDMYYREQLAKILKTLTEKHTIIMVSHDVEFAALCADRCGFLFDGTITALKPVRSFMMDNNFYTTYWRRCTRHLTPCAITYEDMIS from the coding sequence ATGGGAAGATATCGAATCGATATAGATTCACTTTCTTATATCAACGCAAAACAGCCAGTATTGCATGATATCCATATCACATTACCCATTGACAGCTTTGTGGTGATTGCTGGTAAAAGCGGATGTGGAAAAACAACACTGTTGAGAATGTTGAAAAAACAGCTTCGCCCTAAAATGGATGTAAAAGGAACAATCATATGGGAAAATCAAACAAAGACTTTAATTGAAGAAATGAACGATTTAGAAAGTGCCGCATCCATTGGCTATGTATCCCAGCAGCCAGATTTACAGCTTGTAAGTGATCAGGTCTGGCATGAGCTGGCATTTGGATTAGAGAATCTGGGTATGAAAAGTGAAGATATCCATCAACAGCTTGCGGAAGTTGTATCATTTCTAGGATTGGAGGATATTTATCATACTCCTATTTCGCATTTAAGCGGTGGTCAGAAACAAATTGTTCAGCTAGCGGCAGTATTAGCGATGAAACCAAAAGTAATTTTATTAGATGAACCGACCAGTCAGCTGGACCCTATCGCAAAACAGCGATTCTATGATCTTTTGATACGTATTCATAAAGAGTTTGATATTGGAATCATTATGGTGGAACATCAGTTAGAAAGCCTATTGGATGTATGTGAACGTATAATCTATCTTGAGGAGGGTACGATTGCATATGATGGAAAACCAAATTATTTATGTAAAGGACATATTACTTATGATGCCTTATTACCTTATCCTGCACGTTATATACAGCAGATGTATCCCGAAGAAAAAGAAAATCCAGTGACAGAAAAACAAATGCGTCAAATGATAAAGATGGTAAATATAGCTTCATCAAAAATAAAAGAAGATACAAATACCGTATTACGATGTGAACATGTTTATCTGCGTTATCAAAAAGATAGTCCGGATGTATTGCGTGATTTTTCTATTGAGGTAAAGGAGCATGAGATTTTATGTTTATTTGGAGGAAACGGCAGTGGGAAAACAACATTCCTAAAAATGTTAGGTAGCAAATATGCGAATAAATTTGGCAAAGTAGATATCAAAAAAAGATTATTATATCTTCCACAAGATCCCAGAATATTATTTGTGAAGGACAGCTTAAAGGAAGAATATGCAATGTTTTCTAATCGTGATACATGGATCAAATGCTTTGACTTGGAAAAGCTGTTGCTTATGCATCCTTATGATCTATCAGGAGGAGAACTGCAGCGTGCAGCACTTGCTTTATTATTGATGCATTGTGATGATGAATGTATTTTATTGCTGGATGAACCAAGCAAGGGCTTAGATATGTATTATCGAGAACAATTAGCGAAGATTTTAAAAACATTAACAGAAAAACATACAATCATTATGGTATCTCATGATGTAGAATTTGCGGCATTATGTGCAGATCGTTGTGGCTTCTTATTTGATGGCACCATCACAGCATTAAAGCCTGTTCGCTCATTTATGATGGATAATAACTTTTATACGACCTATTGGAGAAGATGTACACGTCATCTGACGCCTTGTGCAATCACATATGAGGATATGATATCATGA